AAAATCTTTCGAAATTATTCAAGTACAAAGACGCCCCCAAATCCAAATGTATAGTTAGTgcaaaagaagagaaaaaagcaGCAAGTGTTGATTGATTGAAGCATTATCTTTGTTTGATTAATGGGTGATCGACGTAGAAGagtattttaccatttttatagttcaaGCTTCACCCATATTTTCATAGTTCCCCATGATTTTAACAGCATACATTTTCCTTTCCTCTCCCTTGTTGAACGAAATTGcaactatattaaatcatagtactatatcttagagaaaatacaaataatcgtataaataaatttatatttcattgcctcgcttttttatttttcacgaGGGATgcttatttcttattttcattaattatggACTTGGGCCCAGAAAGGATATGGGCTACCATCTGCCAACAACATACGCTGCTATAATTTCAGTGGCCCATACAAAAATACATCCCCACTCAATTCAATGCAATGGTAGTATCTATAGTAGGTTTTGCTTTGTGTGCACatggaataaataataaataataaataataaataataaataataaataataaaatgtaatattatttgcaGCAAATTTTTATTTCGCATATCTAACTTCAATATTTGCGACTTAATTCATAGACTTTCAGTTTTGATCTGATCTTAATTGACTCAAATTACCACAAATATTAATGCTGACATAGCTTGTTGATTAATTGACCTGACCTTCGTTTCTCTTTATgatacaatattatttctacATCTAATAATGGCATACGAAATGAATAATAACACACCTAATCAGCAAGCCATGCTAACTATAATGTTCGATGCAATCTACAAATCAAACCAATtaaaagtttagtattttatacACCTTATAAAATTGCTTAATACAAACAGATGCTAGAACAACCAATGGGGCGGCTCCGAAACACAAAGCATGCCCATAAAGAGCAGTTCCAACTTCCCAAACAACAGAATGGAAATgtattattttcaaagtttagtCCTAAAATACTACATAGTACTATTTCTttggaaaaagatataatGAGCagatattataattgatattACATGTAAATACAGCCAAGCATAATTTTCTCAGTGAAGAGGATATGCAGCAGATTTACAGATTGAGTTTACCAGCTAAATACCATGAGTGGAGGGCAAGGCTACCAAATGAGAAGATATTAGCAAGAGAAGACAATCCATGGATCATCCCGAACTTCTTGTTCATCGCTGCAAGCTTCGGATTTTTCTTCGCAACTTCTTGGTTCTTCGTCCACCCAACTTCCTCCCCAATATTTACTTCTCTCTCGATCTTGTGCCTTTGTTTCATCATCTGCATGCACCCAAAAAGAAATCAGAGTAACATGCTGCTTCTTATACTAAAGGCAGATGCAAGATATTAATGATGCCTAGTATTATCATACAGTATTAAATTgctcaaatcaataaaaaaaaaaatcatttttcttcacagaAAGCAGCAGAGCAACATTAGTAAAGAGGAAAGGAACATTCCCTTGAATCCCTTTCTCCTAATGGCTAAAGCCCACAAAGATGCAAATAGATATACTAAAACACATTTAAGGTCATGACTATCAAGGAAACAAGAAAAACTTGAGacaaacaaaatcacaaaGCAAGGAAGGTCAAGCAAGTCCAACAAATGCAATTCTTGCACTGATTGCAAACAGTTCTAGAAGCTAATTGTTTGTACCTCGATGGTCATGGGCGTAAAGATAACAAGATTGCTCAGATTGAAAGCAAATGCAGCAACCAGGAAGCCGAGCTGGTACTTCTCAGTCGACCCCGATGTCTTCCATGGGTGCAAGTATCCAAAAGACCCTACTGCCACTGCACAGCACACTCCCACCATGGAAAAGTATGCTGGAAACATCTTGCTCTGTAGGTTCCCAAACTGATGCCTAGGCAGATTCCTTTGAAAAGATACAACCAAAATTGAGTTTTACCCGATATAATTTCACAGGCAATAATCAACATAACTCACTTTTAAGTTAGTAACACAAGCAATTTCACTCACCAATTTCACCCCAATCTGATAATCAACCATCAAAACTATTGCATTATTTTACAAAACAGAGAGATGCATAATTAGACAGTTGACAAACTTCCAATGATCAATTTTAAACGAGGCGTAACAGTGACAATTTCTAAACGATACCACAATTAGGTACCGAGTGAATGCATACTGCTAAAAATAACTTCAATTAACAATGAACAATTAGTCATTTGACTATTTTcaatagaaaaaaacaaaaaaaaaaacagatacTTACTTGAACATAATAATGCCGCCGATGAATGTCACCCAGAGAGCGGCGCCCCAGGCGGTAGAGAAGCAGAGAAGGTGCGCCAATTTCAGCGAGGAGAGGAGCAAGTGCGAGTGCTGGCCGTCTGACTTAGATCCGAATGTTTCCGGCGAAAAAACAACGCCGATCGCCAAAAACGCCACCGCCGTGAGAAATCGAGTCAACCACGCCATCTTCACTGGTTGACTGTTTCAGTATcaggtaaaaatgaagtgcaatCTGCAGCTGCtctatattgaaattaaaatcaattattcaCCAAACTGTGCTTCTAGAAAGCTCGCCATTGAAGTCTGGCTTGTCGAATAAGAAATCAGACTTTAATGGACTGAATATTGGGCTTTGCTTAACTTTTAAAGCCCAATTGATGATTAGTTAATTATAGCGCTCCCGCcaccaccaaaatcaaaattaaaaatgattggATCATTCATTTCGTAATTCCCTATTTTGCCCTTCCCTCACCTTCTTCCTCCACAAGCTTCACCCAATTAACTACACTTCcattccccaaaattcactaTTTCCACTTCTTATTTCTACTATCCAAATAATTCAAGTCTGATTTTGCCAATTGGAGACAATTTGAAGCACAATGCTGGCTAGCAAGCAGATATCAGCATACAATGACCCCTCCAAAGTATTTGTCGGAATTCGATTCGTTCTCTTCGGGTTCGATTCAGTTAGAGAAGACGAGGTATCATTTCAACggatttttctgttttcaattatttttttggtctCAGTTGAAAGAACGGAGCTTTTACTTTTACCTAgaactccttttttttttaggtgCGGGCGAAGCTTTTAGAAGGAGGGGCAGTTGATAGTGTGAATTATGGACCAGATTGTAATCACGTGATCGTCGATAATCTTCTTTATGTGAGTTTCGCCTCTTCAGAATTTGGGTACTGTTTTCAAGTTTAATGTATGACGaaaaattgagattttgatatttgatagTATTGTGTTAATCAGCGTTTGCTTGAAGCTTTATTTACGAAATGGATATGCTTTCATTcattatggaagagaatagcACTAATCCAATCGATTTTGATTCCACTAGCTCTAATTGTATGGAAATAGTTGCATAAATGCTGTTGTTTGTCTGTGGTGTAGGACGATCCCATATGTGCTGCTGCGCGAAGAGATGGCAAGATATTGGTGATTGGAAAATGGGTAGATGACTGTTTTTATGGGGGGATGCTTGTTGATCCTACTGTAAGTTTCTTGTGTACATCATAATTCTATTTTGCTGTCCATTGAATTTTAAAGTGTTACGTTGCAAAGCTTAACTGCACTATTGCTCGTTCTATTGATGTTCAAGTGTATTAGTTCCCGCATGCATTGTTCTGTAGTTTTAAGCCTAGAGACTGTCGAAGGTAATATATCTCGAACACTTTCAGCttttctgttttaattttgtattctgATTTCCTCACAGGTCATGTATTGGCCAGTAAGAGATCCGAGTGGGATTCCAGCCGCTAAGTCCCTGGTTATGTGCCTGACTGGATATCTAGGACAGGATCGAGATGATATCAAGGTTCTGACATTTTACTTACTCTTCTGCTTTTTGAATCTAAACACAAGAGTTCGCTGCTCGTTTAAATTCCATTAACATTGTGTtgtctcattttatcataaactTGTTTCTTGCACAGAATATGGTTGCCTTGATGGGTGCCACTTTTACAAAGCCATTGCTGGCTACCAAGGTTACTCATCTGATATGTTACAAGTTTGAGGGTGAGTTCTGtgatgtatttttaatttgttgctcAACACACTGGTGTCAACTGTAATATCCACTTCGTTATATGTGAACTTATGGAACCACTCTTTCTCTGTAGCACAGATATTTGTTAGCAGACAACTCTTTTGTAGTTAGTATTTGGTAAATCATGTATATAATGATGAAAACTGTTTGACAATCCATGAAAGCAGAAGTTTGGAATCCCAGCACACTGTCCTTTCCAAAACTCT
The genomic region above belongs to Salvia hispanica cultivar TCC Black 2014 chromosome 3, UniMelb_Shisp_WGS_1.0, whole genome shotgun sequence and contains:
- the LOC125211711 gene encoding transmembrane protein 205-like: MAWLTRFLTAVAFLAIGVVFSPETFGSKSDGQHSHLLLSSLKLAHLLCFSTAWGAALWVTFIGGIIMFKNLPRHQFGNLQSKMFPAYFSMVGVCCAVAVGSFGYLHPWKTSGSTEKYQLGFLVAAFAFNLSNLVIFTPMTIEMMKQRHKIEREVNIGEEVGWTKNQEVAKKNPKLAAMNKKFGMIHGLSSLANIFSFGSLALHSWYLAGKLNL